The Candidatus Bathyarchaeota archaeon genome includes the window GATCATATATTGAAGATGGAATTGTATCGATCATATCAGTAATAGTTACCGTACCTATACTCGTATTCATCCAGAGAACCAAGATACTCAAATATCCTATAACATGATCTGACAGTTCAAATTGTGAACTTCTGCATCGCCTAGTATGTGAATAGAGAAAGGGAGCATTTTAAGAGGGGAATAGTTTCCATCAACTATCTACCTCCTAGTACAAGCAAGATCATAGACAGATGGGAATAAGGCTGGGCAACCATCAGGGTCACTAGATCTATTCCAGCGTCTGGCCTTAATCTCAATCTCTTCTCATGGCTAATAAGCTCATGATGCCTCCAATAGCTGCTACCGATGATGATAGTAGGAAGGCTGATGTGAAGGTTCCAGTAACATCTGCTATATGACCTGCGATCGTTGGACCGATACTCTGTCCAGCACCGAAGAATAGTGTTAGAAAACCTAGGGCTGAGGGCGCCAATTTAGACCCATAATGGTCCCCTGAATATGCTGCCATAACTGTAGGGATACTCCAGGCAGTCATCCCAAAAAGAATTGCGGAGATGACGATGAACTCTTCTAACCATCCTTGGACGAAGAGGAGGAGCGAGATGGATTGGGTGAAGTATATAAGGCTGAGGGTGTAACCTCTACCGATCTTGTCAGAGATATGCCCCCATAAGGGCCCACTGAATAGGCTCAGCAAACCTACAAGAGCCCAGAGTTCACCAGCATACTGCTCGGTTAATCCAACCTCCTTCACCAGATACGCGCCGAAGAATGTTATGTATATCACATAG containing:
- a CDS encoding YbfB/YjiJ family MFS transporter produces the protein YVIYITFFGAYLVKEVGLTEQYAGELWALVGLLSLFSGPLWGHISDKIGRGYTLSLIYFTQSISLLLFVQGWLEEFIVISAILFGMTAWSIPTVMAAYSGDHYGSKLAPSALGFLTLFFGAGQSIGPTIAGHIADVTGTFTSAFLLSSSVAAIGGIMSLLAMRRD